A section of the Citrobacter farmeri genome encodes:
- the sgcC gene encoding PTS sugar transporter subunit IIC SgcC, with amino-acid sequence MFDYILSLGGTVFVPIIMIVIGLIFRIPWLQAIKAGVTVGIGFVGMGLVIVMAIDSLSPPIKVMIERFGLTLHVFDVGAGPASGVGYATAIGAMIIPIIFLLNVAMLVTRLTKTMNVDIYNYWHYAITGTVVQLMTGSLIYGVLGAICHAALSLKMADWTAKRVQSIVGLEGISIPQGYGSSSVPLFVLLDAIYEKIPFMKGRNIDAQEIQKRYGMVGDPVIIGVVLGLIFGLAAGEGFKGCASLMITVAAIMVLFPRMIRLIVEGLLPISDGARKFFQKHFKGREVYIGLDTAVTLGHPTTIAVGLLLIPIMLILASILPGNKVLPLADLPVAPFFICMATVIHRGDLIRTLISGVIVMVTVLLIATQFAPYFTEMALKGGFSFAGENAQISALSVGNMFGWSISELMSLGIIGVVVAVGIVASVVLFLRKRELSE; translated from the coding sequence ATGTTTGACTACATCCTGTCTCTCGGTGGTACCGTCTTTGTACCCATTATCATGATTGTGATTGGGTTGATCTTCCGTATTCCCTGGCTGCAGGCGATCAAGGCCGGGGTGACGGTAGGGATTGGCTTTGTCGGGATGGGACTGGTGATCGTCATGGCGATTGACAGCCTCAGCCCACCTATCAAAGTGATGATTGAACGCTTTGGCCTGACCCTGCATGTGTTTGACGTCGGCGCAGGGCCGGCCTCTGGCGTCGGGTACGCCACCGCCATTGGCGCAATGATTATCCCGATCATTTTTCTGCTCAACGTCGCAATGCTGGTCACCCGTCTGACCAAAACCATGAACGTCGATATCTATAACTACTGGCACTATGCCATTACCGGCACGGTGGTCCAGTTAATGACCGGCAGTCTGATTTATGGCGTGCTGGGTGCCATCTGCCACGCGGCCTTGTCGTTGAAAATGGCTGACTGGACGGCTAAACGCGTGCAGAGCATCGTCGGTCTGGAGGGGATCTCCATTCCGCAGGGTTATGGTTCCAGTTCAGTACCGCTGTTCGTTCTGCTCGATGCCATCTATGAAAAAATTCCGTTTATGAAGGGACGCAACATTGATGCCCAGGAGATCCAGAAACGCTACGGCATGGTCGGCGACCCGGTCATTATCGGCGTGGTGCTCGGTCTGATCTTTGGTCTCGCAGCGGGTGAAGGCTTTAAAGGCTGCGCCAGCCTGATGATCACCGTTGCGGCAATTATGGTGCTGTTCCCGCGCATGATCCGTCTGATTGTTGAGGGGTTACTCCCCATCTCCGACGGCGCACGAAAATTTTTCCAGAAGCATTTCAAGGGGCGCGAGGTGTACATCGGTCTGGATACGGCCGTCACGCTGGGTCATCCCACCACCATTGCCGTGGGTCTGCTGCTGATCCCCATCATGTTGATTCTGGCCAGCATCTTACCCGGCAATAAAGTGCTGCCGCTTGCCGATCTGCCCGTCGCACCGTTCTTTATCTGCATGGCAACGGTAATCCATCGCGGCGACCTGATTCGCACCTTAATCAGCGGCGTGATTGTTATGGTAACCGTCCTGTTGATTGCCACGCAGTTTGCCCCGTACTTCACCGAAATGGCGCTTAAGGGCGGCTTCAGTTTTGCCGGTGAAAACGCGCAAATCTCGGCGCTGTCCGTGGGCAACATGTTTGGCTGGTCAATCTCGGAGCTGATGTCGCTTGGCATTATTGGCGTCGTCGTGGCGGTGGGTATCGTCGCCAGCGTCGTGCTGTTCTTACGTAAACGTGAACTATCGGAATAA
- the sgcB gene encoding PTS sugar transporter subunit IIB SgcB: MKKILVACGTGMSTSTMIAHKLQEFLAEQGIAASTAQCCLNEIPLNCNGMDLIVTSMRTNSDYGIPTLNGAALLTGINDDALKQEIKALLTQ; the protein is encoded by the coding sequence ATGAAAAAGATCCTTGTGGCATGCGGTACCGGCATGTCGACGTCAACCATGATTGCGCACAAGTTGCAGGAGTTCCTTGCCGAACAAGGCATTGCGGCAAGCACCGCCCAGTGTTGTCTCAATGAGATCCCGCTGAATTGTAACGGCATGGACCTGATTGTGACCTCCATGCGCACCAACAGCGATTACGGTATTCCCACGTTAAACGGCGCAGCCCTGCTAACGGGAATTAACGACGACGCCCTGAAGCAAGAAATCAAGGCACTGTTAACGCAATAA
- a CDS encoding M42 family metallopeptidase encodes MSFSVQETLFSLLHLNAISGHENSVAEVMLREFKRQAKEVWRDRLGNVVARYGSDNPNALRLMMFAHMDEVGFMVRKIEPSGFLRFERVGGPAQVTMSGSVVTLAGDNGPVMGCIGIKAYHFAKGDERTQSPCVDKLWIDIGAKDKADALRMGIQVGTPVTLYNPPQLLANDLVCSKALDDRLGCTALLGVADAIGAASLDIAVYLVASVQEEFNIRGIVPVLRRVKPDLAIGIDITPSCDTPDLQDYSDVRVNQGVGITCLNYHGRGTLAGLITPPRLIQMLEQTALAHHIPVQREVAPGVITETGYIQVEQDGIPCASLSIPCRYTHSPAEVASLRDLTDCIRLLTALAGMPAEHFPVEPDSGTTQEAHPL; translated from the coding sequence ATGTCATTTTCTGTGCAGGAAACGCTGTTCTCGCTTTTGCATCTCAATGCCATTTCAGGACATGAAAACAGCGTCGCTGAGGTCATGCTACGCGAATTTAAACGTCAGGCAAAAGAGGTCTGGCGCGATCGGTTGGGAAATGTCGTCGCCCGCTATGGCAGCGATAACCCGAATGCTTTGCGGCTGATGATGTTTGCTCACATGGATGAAGTCGGCTTTATGGTACGCAAAATTGAGCCATCGGGTTTTTTGCGCTTCGAACGGGTGGGCGGCCCGGCACAGGTCACCATGTCCGGTTCGGTCGTCACGCTCGCCGGGGATAACGGCCCGGTGATGGGATGCATTGGTATTAAAGCGTACCACTTTGCAAAGGGGGATGAGCGCACGCAATCGCCTTGCGTCGATAAGCTGTGGATTGATATCGGTGCGAAAGATAAAGCCGACGCCCTGCGGATGGGCATCCAGGTCGGCACACCGGTTACGCTGTACAACCCACCGCAACTGCTGGCGAACGATCTCGTGTGCAGTAAAGCGCTGGACGACCGTCTGGGATGCACCGCGCTACTGGGCGTGGCGGATGCCATCGGCGCGGCGTCGCTGGATATCGCCGTTTATCTGGTCGCGTCCGTGCAGGAAGAATTCAACATCCGTGGCATTGTCCCGGTTTTACGCCGCGTTAAGCCGGATCTCGCCATCGGCATTGATATCACACCGTCATGCGATACGCCGGATCTGCAGGACTACTCCGACGTCCGGGTTAATCAGGGCGTCGGCATCACCTGTCTGAACTATCACGGCCGTGGCACGCTGGCTGGATTAATCACGCCACCGCGCCTGATCCAGATGCTCGAGCAGACGGCCCTTGCGCACCACATTCCCGTGCAGCGTGAGGTCGCGCCTGGCGTTATCACCGAAACGGGTTATATCCAGGTTGAGCAGGATGGTATTCCCTGCGCCAGCCTCTCTATCCCTTGTCGCTATACCCATTCTCCGGCGGAGGTCGCCAGTCTGCGCGATTTGACTGACTGCATTCGCTTATTGACCGCCCTCGCTGGCATGCCAGCAGAGCACTTTCCCGTTGAGCCTGATTCAGGCACTACACAAGAGGCACACCCATTATGA
- the rimL gene encoding 50S ribosomal protein L7/L12-serine acetyltransferase has translation MSEIIEINDTLQLRAVEECHVAGLHQLVRKNSAWLQQFLDWPQYVNTQEDTYKTVQGNMMLHQRGYAKMFLIFDGEEMLGVLSFNQIEPLNKAAYIGYWIDETQQGKGILSRALQAFIHHYAGRGEIRRFVIKCRVKNQASNQVAQRNGFTLEGCLKQAEFLNGHYDDVNLYARIVDSSLQ, from the coding sequence GTGAGTGAAATTATTGAGATCAATGACACGCTGCAATTACGGGCGGTAGAGGAATGTCACGTTGCCGGGCTGCATCAACTGGTACGTAAAAACAGCGCCTGGCTACAGCAGTTTCTGGACTGGCCGCAATACGTCAACACGCAAGAGGACACGTACAAAACGGTGCAGGGCAATATGATGCTGCATCAGCGGGGCTACGCCAAAATGTTCCTCATTTTTGACGGCGAGGAGATGCTGGGCGTGCTGTCGTTTAATCAGATCGAGCCGTTGAACAAAGCGGCGTATATCGGTTACTGGATCGACGAAACGCAGCAGGGGAAAGGGATCCTGTCGCGCGCGTTGCAGGCGTTTATTCACCACTATGCCGGGCGCGGTGAAATCCGCCGCTTTGTGATCAAATGTCGGGTAAAAAATCAGGCAAGCAATCAGGTTGCGCAGCGCAATGGCTTTACGCTGGAAGGCTGCCTGAAGCAGGCGGAGTTCCTGAACGGTCACTATGACGATGTTAACCTGTACGCCCGGATCGTCGATTCGTCGCTACAGTGA